The following proteins are encoded in a genomic region of Phalacrocorax carbo chromosome 2, bPhaCar2.1, whole genome shotgun sequence:
- the YTHDF3 gene encoding YTH domain-containing family protein 3: protein MSATSVDQRPKGQGNKVSVQNGSIHQKDAVNDDDFEPYLSSQTNQSNSYPPMSDPYMPSYYAPSIGFPYSLGEAAWSTAGDPPMPYLTTYGQMSNGEHHYIPDGVFSQPGALGNTPPFLGQHGFNFFPGNADFSTWGTSGSQGQSTQSSAYSSSYGYPPSSLGRAIADGQAGFGSDTLSKVPGISSIEQGMTGLKIGGDMTAAVTKTVGSALSSTGMTSIAANSVPPVSSSAPKPTSWAAIARKPAKPQPKLKPKGNVGIGGPAVPPPPIKHNMNIGTWDDKGSVVKAPPAQPVLPPQTIIQQPQPLIQPPPLVQSQLPQQQPQPQQPQQQQGPQQQAQPHQLQQQQLQNRWVAPRNRGVGFSQNNGAGSENFGLGVVSVSSSPSGVEVHPVLEKLKAINNYNPKDFDWNLKNGRVFIIKSYSEDDIHRSIKYSIWCSTEHGNKRLDAAYRSLNGKGPLYLLFSVNGSGHFCGVAEMKSVVDYNAYAGVWSQDKWKGKFDVKWIFVKDVPNNQLRHIRLENNDNKPVTNSRDTQEVPLEKAKQVLKIIATFKHTTSIFDDFAHYEKRQEEEEAMRRERNRNKQ, encoded by the exons ATGTCAGCCACCAGCGTCGACCAG AGACCTAAAGGACAGGGAAATAAAG tttcagtACAGAACGGTTCGATTCATCAAAAGGATGCAGTAAATGATGATGATTTTGAGCCATATCTAAGTAGTCAGACAAATCAG agTAACAGCTATCCACCAATGTCAGACCCATATATGCCTAGTTATTATGCTCCATCCATTGGATTTCCATACTCCTTAGGCGAAGCAGCATGGTCAACTGCAGGCGACCCTCCAATGCCATACTTGACAACTTATGGACAGATGAGTAATGGTGAGCACCATTACATACCCGACGGTGTATTTAGTCAACCTGGGGCATTAGGAAATACCCCTCCATTTCTTGGGCAGcatggatttaatttttttcctgggaatgCAGACTTCTCTACATGGGGGACAAGTGGATCTCAGGGACAATCAACGCAAAGCTCTGCTTACAGCAGCAGCTATGGCTATCCACCTAGTTCTCTTGGGAGAGCCATAGCagatggacaggctggatttgGCAGTGATACTCTGAGCAAGGTGCCTGGGATTAGCAGCATTGAGCAAGGCATGACTGGACTGAAAATTGGTGGAGATATGACGGCTGCTGTAACAAAAACTGTAGGTTCAGCTCTGAGCAGTACAGGTATGACAAGCATTGCAGCAAACAGCGTGCCCCCAGTTAGCAGTTCAGCACCTAAACCAACCTCATGGGCTGCCATTGCAAGGAAGCCTGCAAAACCCCAGCCAAAACTCAAGCCTAAAGGTAATGTGGGCATTGGGGGCCCTGCTGTACCACCACCACCTATAAAACACAACATGAATATTGGAACTTGGGATGACAAAGGGTCAGTGGTAAAAGCACCCCCAGCCCAACCAGTACTGCCTCCTCAGACTATAATCCAGCAGCCTCAGCCATTAATTCAACCACCACCACTGGTGCAAAGCCAACTGCCTCAACAGCAGCCTCAGCCACAGCAACCACAGCAGCAACAAGGACCTCAGCAGCAGGCCCAGCCTCACCAgttgcagcagcaacagctgcaAAACCGCTGGGTAGCTCCTCGTAATAGGGGTGTGGGCTTCAGCCAGAACAATGGAGCTGGTAGCGAGAACTTTGGTTTAGGTGTTGTATCCGTCAGCTCCTCACCTTCTGGTGTGGAAGTGCACCCAGTGCTGGAGAAACTAAAGGCCATAAACAACTACAATCCCAAAGACTTCGATTGGAATCTGAAGAATGGACGTGTGTTTATAATCAAAAGTTATTCAGAGGACGATATTCATCGCTCCATTAAGTACTCTATCTGGTGTAGTACTGAACATGGTAATAAGCGCTTGGATGCTGCTTACCGCTCCCTGAATGGAAAAGGCCCGCTCTATTTACTCTTCAGTGTGAATGGCAGTGGACACTTTTGTGGAGTGGCTGAGATGAAGTCTGTTGTGGACTACAATGCATATGCTGGTGTCTGGTCTCAGGATAAGTGGAAGGGGAAGTTTGATGTCAAATGGATCTTTGTCAAAGACGTTCCCAACAACCAACTGCGGCATATTCGCTTGGAAAACAATGACAACAAACCGGTTACCAATTCGAGGGACACTCAAGAGGTACCCCTAGAAAAAGCCAAGCAAGTGCTTAAAATAATTGCTACTTTCAAGCATACCACCTCAATCTTTGATGACTTTGCACATTATGAGAAGCgtcaagaggaggaggaagccatGCGTAGG